The following proteins are co-located in the Paludibaculum fermentans genome:
- a CDS encoding DUF6531 domain-containing protein: MTGQAPVTLVAGITLQSGVLTMWPASDENSVTTLNASTVGTGPLATIDATLLPNGEYWLRLQAVNSTGAAQVSLVRFYATGEYKPGRVTATVTDFTVPLAGLPIQIQRTYDSLERQFQGDFGYGWKLGVSALRFEVGPSSDVTLTINGQRKTFYFTPEGSIFAWYTPKYTGEPGFYGSLTSTGDTCSGVLLRTGNQWICGLADDTYKSTGWKYTDPAGREYTIAADKTLTSLKDLNGNTLTIAADGITSSAGNLKVAFVRDAQGRITKITDPLGKQYLYGYNTNTTAAS, from the coding sequence GTGACCGGCCAGGCGCCGGTGACCCTGGTGGCCGGCATCACGCTGCAAAGCGGTGTGCTGACCATGTGGCCGGCGTCGGACGAGAATTCGGTCACCACGCTGAATGCGAGCACCGTGGGCACAGGCCCGCTGGCGACCATCGACGCCACGCTCCTGCCCAACGGCGAATACTGGCTCCGCCTGCAGGCCGTGAACTCCACGGGCGCCGCGCAGGTGAGCCTGGTGCGGTTCTATGCGACCGGGGAATACAAGCCCGGCCGTGTCACCGCGACCGTCACCGACTTCACAGTCCCCTTGGCCGGCCTGCCCATTCAGATCCAGCGCACCTACGACAGCCTGGAGCGCCAGTTCCAAGGCGACTTTGGCTACGGCTGGAAGCTGGGTGTGAGTGCGTTGCGGTTCGAGGTGGGCCCCAGCAGCGATGTGACGCTCACCATCAACGGCCAGCGCAAGACGTTCTACTTCACACCGGAAGGCTCGATCTTTGCCTGGTACACGCCGAAGTACACGGGCGAGCCGGGTTTCTATGGCAGCCTGACTTCGACCGGCGACACCTGCAGCGGCGTACTGCTGCGGACCGGGAATCAATGGATCTGCGGTCTGGCCGACGACACTTACAAGTCCACGGGCTGGAAGTACACGGATCCGGCGGGCCGGGAATACACGATCGCCGCCGACAAAACGCTGACGTCGCTGAAGGATCTGAACGGCAACACGCTCACGATCGCCGCCGACGGCATCACGTCTTCGGCCGGGAACCTGAAGGTGGCGTTTGTCCGCGACGCGCAGGGGCGGATCACGAAGATCACTGATCCCTTGGGCAAGCAGTATCTGTACGGCTACAACACGAACACCACGGCGGCGAGTTGA
- a CDS encoding RHS repeat protein, which yields MTSYPSLATPSGYTYDPGHLLKTETDPRGNVAGTTIYDAAGRLQSVTDAAGNTTQYAYDIANRKTTTTNPDTGVEEVISDANGNVLSRKDGLNRVTTFTYDTKNNLLTETNALNQTTTNTYDANGFKTSVKNALNETSSTVFNAYGGPTSVTNPLNFTQSVTYDATYNINTISDALGQVAQFSWNSHGQPLTMKDARGNTSQYQYDAYGNRTSYTDPEGHTTLSTYNSFGQKLSETDPRGNTTTYTYDDLGHVLTMTNADGKTTTYEYDANGNKTAEVDALSRRTTFEYDAKNRLTKTTYPDLTYTETTYDFRDKPLTLRDQGGRITKNIYDKAGQLTSVTYAFGTADAGTVSYTYDDAGRKLAETDERNHTTTSAYDAAGRVLSVTNALGKVTSFTYDAAGRKKTQTDANNHTTTYDYDGRGRLVTTTYPDTKTVTHTYDGLGVRLTTTDQENRTTTWTYDKASRLRQVTDALSQLTTYGYDAAGNKVSQTDANSHTTNYEYDKLNRRTKRTLPLGQSETFTYDAVGNMATRKDFNGKTTTFGYDSLNRLLSKTPDASFAASPITFTHTATGKRQSMSDPSGTTNYTYDARDRLLIKATPQGTLSYSYDATGNLSSLSSSNTNGASVSYDWDAVNRLLAVVDHRLPLGHNTTSYSYDSARNVVTVTYPHGLTSALAYDGLNRMKSINAYEYEIGPLGNPQSATEPNGRKLSWTYDGVHRLKSETISSDPRGKNGSVDYTFDAVGNRLSQDSTLPGILTGALTYDANDQLSTEQQDNNGNIIQSGSRNFAYDFENQLKSMSSGAVALQYDADGNLVEKTVGGVITRYLVDDLNPTGYAQVVEESIGIGATRRYALGLQRISQEQLVNGAWISTFYGYDGFGSVRILTDSAGAVTDSYDYDAWGNAISLTGFTSNSYLYRGEQYDSDLNLYYLRARWYNPVTGRFLSIDPAEGMRADPRTIHRYIYAGGDPIGKVDPTGKDFIDRAMLVGVFLVTYKIPERVVVLAEKVCRSWKWVDVVLTVSNAVEANNGNPVPGTPKDINDAVKNFCKAMGY from the coding sequence TTGACCAGTTACCCATCGCTAGCGACGCCGTCAGGCTACACCTACGATCCGGGCCATCTTTTAAAGACCGAAACCGACCCGCGAGGCAATGTGGCGGGGACAACGATCTACGACGCGGCGGGCCGCCTGCAGTCGGTAACAGATGCGGCGGGCAACACAACGCAGTACGCCTACGACATCGCCAATCGCAAAACCACGACGACCAACCCGGACACGGGCGTGGAAGAGGTGATCAGCGACGCCAACGGCAATGTCCTGAGCCGCAAGGACGGGCTCAATCGCGTCACCACCTTTACCTACGACACGAAGAACAATCTCCTAACCGAGACCAACGCCCTGAACCAGACCACAACAAATACCTACGACGCCAACGGCTTCAAGACCTCGGTCAAGAATGCGCTGAACGAGACGTCCAGCACGGTATTCAACGCCTATGGGGGTCCGACGTCGGTCACGAATCCGCTGAACTTCACGCAGAGCGTGACGTACGACGCAACCTACAACATCAACACCATCAGCGATGCGCTCGGCCAGGTGGCGCAGTTCTCGTGGAACTCACACGGCCAGCCGCTGACGATGAAGGACGCTCGGGGAAACACGAGCCAGTATCAATATGACGCCTATGGCAACCGGACGAGCTACACGGATCCGGAAGGCCACACGACGTTGTCCACCTACAACTCGTTCGGGCAGAAGCTGAGCGAGACGGACCCGCGCGGCAACACAACCACCTACACCTACGACGACCTCGGCCATGTGCTGACGATGACGAACGCCGATGGCAAGACGACGACGTATGAGTACGATGCCAACGGAAACAAGACGGCCGAGGTGGATGCGCTCAGCCGGCGGACGACATTCGAATATGACGCCAAGAACCGGCTGACGAAGACAACGTATCCCGATCTGACATACACGGAGACCACGTATGACTTCCGTGACAAACCGCTGACGTTACGGGACCAGGGCGGCCGGATCACGAAGAACATCTACGACAAGGCGGGTCAGCTCACCAGCGTGACCTATGCCTTTGGAACAGCCGACGCCGGAACGGTGAGCTACACCTACGACGACGCGGGCCGGAAACTGGCCGAGACGGACGAGCGGAATCACACGACGACGTCCGCCTATGACGCGGCGGGCCGGGTGCTGTCAGTGACCAACGCGCTCGGCAAGGTGACGAGCTTCACCTACGACGCGGCGGGCCGGAAGAAGACGCAGACCGACGCGAACAACCACACGACGACTTATGACTATGATGGCCGCGGCCGCCTCGTCACGACGACCTATCCCGACACGAAAACCGTCACGCACACCTACGATGGCTTGGGCGTGAGGTTGACCACCACGGATCAGGAGAATCGCACCACCACCTGGACGTACGACAAGGCGAGCCGGCTTAGGCAGGTGACGGACGCGCTGAGCCAGTTGACCACCTACGGCTACGACGCGGCGGGCAACAAAGTCAGCCAAACCGACGCCAATAGCCATACGACGAACTACGAGTACGACAAGCTGAACCGGCGAACGAAGCGGACGCTGCCGCTAGGACAGTCGGAGACCTTTACCTACGATGCCGTCGGGAACATGGCGACGCGGAAAGACTTCAATGGGAAGACAACGACGTTCGGGTACGACTCGTTGAATCGGCTGCTGTCGAAGACGCCCGACGCGAGCTTCGCTGCTTCGCCGATCACATTTACCCATACGGCGACGGGCAAGCGGCAGTCAATGTCAGATCCGAGTGGCACGACGAACTACACGTATGACGCTCGAGATCGTTTGCTGATAAAGGCTACACCGCAGGGAACGCTTTCGTATAGCTACGATGCGACCGGAAACCTCTCTTCTCTATCCTCTTCGAATACCAATGGAGCCTCAGTATCGTACGATTGGGATGCTGTGAACAGGCTACTTGCGGTAGTGGATCATCGCCTGCCGCTAGGCCACAACACGACATCCTATAGCTATGATTCAGCTCGTAATGTTGTGACTGTGACATACCCCCACGGCTTGACTTCGGCACTCGCCTACGATGGTTTGAATCGGATGAAGTCAATCAATGCTTACGAATATGAGATCGGGCCTCTCGGTAACCCTCAGAGCGCAACCGAGCCCAACGGCCGGAAACTAAGTTGGACTTACGACGGCGTCCACAGGCTGAAGAGCGAGACCATTAGTTCGGATCCTCGGGGTAAGAATGGATCGGTGGATTACACCTTCGACGCTGTAGGCAATCGTCTCTCCCAGGATTCTACGCTGCCTGGCATCTTGACCGGCGCGCTCACCTATGATGCGAATGACCAGCTTTCGACCGAGCAACAAGACAACAATGGAAACATTATCCAATCTGGCTCCCGAAACTTTGCCTATGACTTTGAGAACCAGCTGAAGTCGATGAGCAGCGGTGCGGTTGCTCTGCAATACGATGCAGACGGCAACCTTGTAGAGAAAACTGTCGGTGGTGTGATCACGCGGTATTTAGTGGACGATCTAAACCCGACAGGATATGCTCAGGTTGTAGAGGAGTCCATTGGCATCGGTGCCACACGTCGCTATGCCCTGGGTCTCCAGCGCATCAGTCAGGAACAATTGGTCAACGGTGCATGGATTTCCACTTTCTACGGCTACGATGGATTCGGCAGTGTGCGAATCCTGACCGACTCGGCAGGTGCCGTGACGGACTCATACGATTACGATGCCTGGGGTAATGCAATAAGCCTTACAGGCTTCACCTCCAATTCGTATCTGTATCGGGGGGAGCAGTACGATTCTGATCTGAACCTCTATTATCTGCGCGCCCGTTGGTATAATCCCGTCACGGGTAGGTTTTTGTCAATTGATCCGGCTGAAGGTATGCGAGCGGACCCGCGAACTATTCATAGATACATTTATGCCGGAGGTGATCCAATAGGTAAAGTAGATCCCACTGGAAAAGACTTCATCGACCGAGCTATGCTTGTCGGCGTATTTCTTGTTACCTATAAGATACCCGAAAGGGTTGTAGTGCTTGCTGAGAAAGTTTGCCGATCATGGAAATGGGTTGATGTTGTGTTAACTGTGTCGAATGCTGTAGAGGCAAATAATGGAAATCCCGTTCCAGGGACTCCTAAGGATATTAATGATGCCGTTAAGAATTTCTGCAAGGCTATGGGTTATTAA
- a CDS encoding RHS repeat domain-containing protein: MQPSSSLKMPPFEHPLNPEWLPQSAEKAWLCAISHKEDKGVCNQEGETPIGTGAPVPNILAPAPAVHTPEGSIFAWYTPKYTGEPGFYGSLTSTGDTCSGVLLRTGNQWICGLADDTYKSTGWKYTDPAGREYTIAADKTLTSLKDLNGNTLTIAADGITSSAGNLKVAFVRDAQGRITKITDPLGKQYLYGYNTTGELTSVTYPSLVTPSGYTYDPGHLLKTETDPRGNVAGTTIYDAAGRLQSVTDAVGNTTQYAYDVANRKTTTTNPDTGVEEVISDANGNVLSRKDGLNRVTTYTYDTKNNLLTETNALNQTTTNAYDANGFKTSVKNALNETSSAVFNAYGGPTSVTNPLNFTQSVTYDATYNINTISDSIGQVAQFSWNSHGQPLTMKDARGNTSQYQYDSYGNRTSYTDPEGHTTLSTYNSFGQKLSETDPRGNTTTYTYDDLGHVLTMTNADGKTTTYEYDANGNKTAEVDALSRRTTFEYDAKNRLTKATYPDLTYTETTYDFRDKPLTVRDQGGRITKNLYDKAGQLTSVTYAFGTADAGTVSYTYDDAGRKLTETDERNHTTTSAYDAAGRVQSVTNALGKVTSFTYDAAGRKRTQTDANNHVTTYDYDGRGRLVTTTYPDTKTVTHTYDGLGVRLTTTDQENRTTTWSYDKASRLKQVTDALSQVTTYGYDAAGNKISQTDANSHTTTYEYDKLNRRTKRTLPLGQSETFTYDAVGNMATRKDFNGKTTTFGYDSLNRLLSKTPDASFAASPITFTYTATGKRLSMVDPSGTTGYTYDSRDRLLTKATPQGTLTYTWHPNSLVASVFSSNANGVSVGYEYDAANRLQTVTDNRLTNSTSYAYDDAGNLQSFTYPNGVVHTFSYDATDRPTSLAVTKGGVTQASYAQTFSDAGRKLTVNENGTRLVNYAYDNIYRLLSETIGADSLVYTLDPVGNRLNRASTIPSLPTVGSTYDSNDRLTSDTYDANGNTLASGANSYGYDFEDRLTRFNGGVVTMLYDGDGNRVARTEGGVTTRYLVDELTPTGYVQAAEEVVAGAVARRYTLGVQRVSQTQLINSTWTTHYYGYDGGFSVRQLSDAMGLVTGTYTYDAFGSTIASTGSTPNLFLYRAEQYDAPLGLYYLRARWYEQHTGMFLTADKWEPEVPRSCCKMPADLHSDPVHHLFAYASADPVKYADPSGEKFIDKVILVMNSPLVRTGAALSWEITKSFCFAFTLVRVASIPIFVQSITLPPPWGDICAVVSVIK; encoded by the coding sequence ATGCAGCCATCTTCTTCTCTTAAGATGCCGCCGTTCGAACATCCACTGAACCCAGAATGGCTACCCCAATCCGCCGAGAAGGCCTGGCTCTGCGCCATATCCCACAAAGAGGACAAGGGCGTCTGCAATCAGGAAGGGGAAACCCCCATTGGGACGGGTGCGCCCGTACCGAACATTCTTGCCCCCGCACCAGCCGTGCACACACCGGAAGGCTCGATCTTCGCCTGGTACACGCCGAAGTACACAGGCGAACCTGGTTTCTATGGCAGCCTGACTTCGACCGGCGACACCTGCAGCGGCGTACTGCTGCGGACCGGGAATCAATGGATCTGCGGCTTGGCCGACGACACTTACAAGTCCACGGGCTGGAAGTACACGGATCCGGCGGGCCGGGAATACACGATCGCCGCCGACAAAACGCTGACGTCGCTGAAGGACCTGAACGGCAACACGCTCACGATCGCCGCGGACGGCATCACGTCTTCGGCCGGGAACCTGAAGGTGGCGTTTGTCCGCGACGCGCAGGGGCGGATCACGAAGATCACTGATCCCTTGGGCAAGCAATATCTGTACGGCTACAACACGACGGGCGAGTTGACCAGTGTCACTTACCCGTCGCTAGTGACGCCGTCCGGCTACACCTACGATCCGGGCCATCTGCTGAAGACCGAAACCGACCCGAGAGGCAATGTGGCGGGGACGACGATCTACGACGCCGCGGGCCGCCTGCAGTCGGTGACCGATGCGGTGGGCAACACGACGCAGTATGCCTACGACGTGGCCAATCGCAAGACCACGACAACCAACCCGGACACAGGCGTGGAAGAGGTGATCAGCGACGCCAACGGCAATGTGTTGAGCCGCAAGGACGGGCTCAATCGCGTCACCACCTACACCTACGACACGAAGAACAATCTCCTAACGGAGACCAACGCCCTCAACCAGACCACAACGAATGCCTACGACGCCAACGGCTTCAAGACCTCGGTCAAGAATGCACTGAACGAGACGTCCAGTGCGGTGTTCAATGCCTACGGGGGGCCGACGTCGGTCACGAATCCGCTGAACTTCACGCAGAGCGTGACGTACGACGCAACCTACAACATCAACACGATCAGCGACTCGATCGGCCAGGTGGCGCAGTTCTCGTGGAACTCGCACGGCCAGCCGCTGACGATGAAGGACGCTCGGGGCAATACGAGCCAGTATCAATATGACTCTTATGGCAACCGGACGAGCTACACGGATCCGGAAGGCCACACGACGCTGTCCACCTACAACTCGTTCGGGCAGAAGCTGAGCGAGACGGACCCGCGCGGCAACACAACCACCTACACCTACGACGACCTCGGCCATGTGTTGACGATGACGAATGCCGACGGCAAAACGACAACCTATGAGTACGATGCCAACGGCAACAAGACGGCCGAGGTGGACGCGCTCAGCCGGCGGACGACGTTCGAGTACGACGCCAAGAACCGGCTGACGAAGGCAACCTATCCGGATCTGACATACACGGAGACCACCTACGACTTCCGGGACAAGCCGCTGACGGTAAGGGACCAGGGCGGCCGGATCACGAAGAATCTCTATGACAAGGCGGGTCAGCTCACCAGCGTGACCTATGCCTTTGGAACGGCCGACGCCGGAACGGTGAGCTACACCTACGACGACGCGGGTCGGAAGCTGACCGAGACGGACGAGCGGAATCACACAACGACGTCCGCCTATGATGCGGCGGGCCGGGTGCAATCGGTGACCAACGCGCTCGGCAAGGTGACGAGCTTCACCTACGACGCGGCGGGCCGGAAGAGGACGCAGACCGACGCGAACAATCACGTGACGACCTATGACTACGATGGCCGCGGCCGTCTGGTCACGACGACGTACCCCGACACGAAGACCGTCACGCACACCTACGATGGTCTCGGCGTGAGGTTGACCACCACGGATCAGGAGAATCGCACCACCACGTGGAGCTACGACAAGGCAAGCCGGCTGAAGCAGGTGACGGACGCCCTGAGTCAAGTGACCACCTACGGCTATGACGCGGCGGGCAACAAGATCAGCCAGACCGACGCCAACAGCCACACGACGACGTATGAGTACGACAAGCTGAACCGGCGAACGAAGCGGACGCTGCCGCTGGGCCAGTCTGAAACCTTTACCTACGATGCCGTAGGAAACATGGCGACGCGGAAAGACTTCAACGGGAAGACGACGACGTTCGGGTACGACTCGTTGAACCGGCTGCTGTCGAAGACGCCGGACGCGAGCTTTGCCGCGTCGCCGATCACGTTCACCTACACAGCGACGGGCAAGCGGTTGTCGATGGTGGACCCGAGTGGGACGACTGGCTACACGTACGACAGTCGGGATCGCTTGTTGACGAAGGCTACGCCCCAGGGGACGCTGACTTACACTTGGCATCCGAATAGTCTGGTGGCCTCTGTGTTCTCATCGAATGCCAACGGGGTGAGCGTCGGGTATGAGTATGACGCGGCGAACCGGCTCCAGACTGTGACGGACAATCGGTTGACCAACTCTACGAGTTACGCGTATGACGATGCTGGGAACCTGCAGTCGTTCACGTATCCTAATGGCGTGGTCCATACCTTCAGCTACGACGCGACCGACAGGCCGACGAGCCTGGCAGTGACCAAGGGCGGCGTGACGCAGGCAAGTTACGCGCAAACCTTCAGCGACGCGGGTCGGAAGCTGACGGTGAACGAGAACGGGACGCGGCTGGTCAACTACGCCTACGATAATATCTACCGATTGCTGTCGGAGACGATCGGGGCGGATTCGCTGGTGTACACGCTGGATCCCGTCGGCAACCGGTTGAACCGGGCCTCTACGATTCCCAGCCTGCCGACCGTGGGCAGTACTTATGACAGCAATGACCGGCTGACGAGCGACACCTACGATGCCAATGGCAACACGCTGGCGAGCGGAGCGAATAGCTATGGCTACGACTTCGAGGATCGCCTGACGCGGTTCAATGGCGGGGTGGTGACTATGCTCTATGACGGAGATGGAAATCGGGTCGCTCGCACAGAAGGAGGCGTGACGACACGGTATCTTGTGGATGAGTTGACGCCGACGGGGTATGTGCAGGCGGCCGAGGAGGTGGTCGCCGGGGCTGTGGCGCGACGGTACACCCTTGGGGTGCAACGGGTCAGTCAGACACAGTTGATCAACAGTACCTGGACCACGCATTACTACGGGTACGATGGCGGGTTTAGTGTGCGGCAGTTGAGTGACGCGATGGGTTTAGTGACAGGTACGTACACCTATGATGCGTTCGGAAGCACGATTGCTTCCACAGGATCAACGCCGAATTTGTTCTTGTATCGAGCGGAGCAGTATGACGCGCCCCTGGGGTTGTACTATTTGCGGGCTCGTTGGTATGAGCAACACACGGGAATGTTTCTGACTGCTGACAAATGGGAGCCGGAGGTCCCGAGATCCTGCTGCAAGATGCCCGCCGATTTGCATTCTGACCCAGTTCATCATTTATTCGCGTATGCCAGCGCAGACCCTGTCAAATATGCCGATCCAAGTGGTGAAAAATTCATCGATAAGGTTATTCTTGTAATGAACTCACCGTTAGTCAGGACAGGAGCCGCACTCAGTTGGGAGATAACAAAATCCTTCTGCTTTGCCTTTACACTAGTTCGCGTTGCGTCCATTCCGATATTTGTACAGTCAATTACTCTGCCTCCCCCGTGGGGGGATATTTGCGCCGTTGTGAGCGTGATTAAATAG
- a CDS encoding RHS repeat protein, whose translation MEGYTPLSSYNAFGQKLSETDARGNTTTYTYDDLGHVLTTTNADSKVTTYEYDANGNKTAEVDALSRRTTFEYDAKNRLTKTTYPDLTYTETTYDFRDKPLTVRDQGGRITKNVYDKAGQLTSVTYAFGTADAGTVSYTYDDAGRKLTETDERNHTTTSAYDAAGRVLSVTNALGKVTSYTYDAAGRKKTQTDANNHVTTYDYDGRGRLVTTTYPDTKTVTHTYDGLGARLTTTDQENRTTTWAYDKASRLKQVTDALSQVTTYGYDAAGNKISQTDANSHTTTYEYDKLNRRTKRTLPLGQSETFTYDAVGNLATRKDFNGKTTTFGYDSLNRLLSKTPDASFAASPITFTHTATGKRQSMVDPSGTTNYTYDNRDRLLTKATPQGTLTYTWHPNSQVASVISSNTNGVNVGYEYDAANRLQTVTDNRLSNATSYAYDDSGNLLSFTYPNGVVHTFTFDMTDRPTNLAVTKGGVTQASYAQTFSDAGRKLTVNEDGTRLVNYAYDNIYRLLSETIGADSLVYTLDPVGNRLNRASTIPNLPTVGSTYDNNDRLTSDTYDANGNTLASSGNSYGYDFEDRLTRFNGGAVTMVYDGDGNRVARTEGGVTTRYLVDELTPTGYAQVAEEVQAGAVVRRYTHGAQRVSQTQLISGAWPSHYFGYDAGFSVRQLSDVAGAVTDTYAYDAFGNTIASTGSTPNVYLYRAEQYDAALGLYYLRARWYKPQSGMFLTADKYEDQSPGTCDCVYRSAPESHFAAPHLFSYTSHDPVNRMDPTGQKFLERALALSVLEGAESASTARQLYVAGKYVAIILCRQISILNAIVKKTTGEGFVSPDVALLCGAVSIWGWWG comes from the coding sequence TTGGAAGGCTACACGCCGCTGTCGAGCTACAACGCATTCGGGCAGAAGCTGAGCGAGACGGATGCGCGGGGCAATACGACCACCTACACCTACGACGACCTCGGGCACGTGCTGACGACGACGAACGCCGACAGCAAGGTGACGACGTATGAGTACGATGCCAACGGCAACAAGACGGCCGAGGTGGATGCGCTGAGCCGGCGGACAACGTTTGAATATGACGCGAAGAACCGGCTGACGAAGACAACGTATCCGGATCTGACGTACACGGAGACCACGTACGACTTCCGCGACAAGCCACTGACGGTGCGGGATCAGGGCGGCCGGATCACGAAGAATGTTTACGACAAGGCGGGTCAGCTCACCAGCGTGACCTATGCCTTTGGAACAGCCGACGCCGGAACGGTGAGCTACACCTACGACGACGCGGGCCGCAAGCTGACCGAGACGGACGAGCGGAACCACACGACGACGTCCGCCTATGACGCGGCGGGCCGGGTGCTCTCGGTGACCAACGCGCTGGGGAAGGTGACCAGCTACACATATGACGCGGCGGGGCGGAAGAAGACGCAGACGGACGCGAACAATCACGTGACAACCTATGACTACGATGGCCGCGGCCGTCTTGTCACGACGACCTATCCCGACACGAAAACCGTTACGCACACCTACGATGGCCTCGGCGCGAGATTGACCACGACGGATCAGGAGAATCGCACCACCACGTGGGCCTATGACAAGGCCAGCCGGCTGAAGCAGGTGACGGACGCGCTGAGCCAGGTGACCACCTACGGTTACGACGCGGCGGGCAATAAGATCAGCCAGACGGACGCCAACAGCCATACGACGACGTATGAATACGACAAGTTGAACCGGCGCACGAAGCGGACGCTGCCGCTGGGCCAGTCGGAGACCTTTACCTACGATGCCGTGGGCAACCTGGCGACGAGGAAAGACTTCAACGGGAAGACAACGACGTTCGGGTACGACTCATTGAATCGGCTGCTGTCGAAGACGCCCGACGCGAGCTTCGCTGCTTCGCCGATCACATTTACCCATACGGCGACGGGCAAGCGGCAGTCAATGGTCGACCCCAGCGGGACGACGAACTACACGTATGACAATCGGGATCGTTTGCTGACGAAGGCAACGCCACAGGGAACGCTGACCTACACTTGGCATCCGAACAGCCAGGTGGCCTCGGTGATTTCCTCGAACACCAATGGCGTGAACGTGGGGTACGAGTATGACGCAGCGAATCGGCTGCAGACGGTGACGGACAACCGTCTGAGCAACGCTACGAGTTATGCGTATGACGATTCCGGAAACCTGCTGTCGTTCACGTATCCTAATGGCGTGGTGCATACGTTCACCTTCGATATGACCGACCGGCCAACGAACCTGGCCGTGACCAAGGGCGGCGTGACGCAGGCGAGCTACGCCCAAACCTTCAGCGACGCGGGTCGGAAGCTGACGGTGAATGAGGACGGTACTCGGTTGGTCAACTACGCGTACGACAACATCTACCGATTGTTGTCGGAGACGATCGGGGCGGACTCACTCGTCTACACTCTGGATCCCGTGGGCAATAGGTTGAACAGGGCGTCAACGATTCCGAACTTGCCGACGGTGGGGAGTACGTATGACAACAACGATCGATTGACGAGCGACACCTACGATGCCAACGGCAACACTCTGGCGAGCAGCGGGAACAGCTATGGGTATGACTTCGAGGATCGTCTGACGCGGTTCAATGGCGGGGCCGTGACGATGGTCTACGACGGGGATGGGAATCGGGTCGCACGCACGGAAGGTGGCGTGACCACACGGTATCTCGTGGATGAGTTGACGCCGACGGGGTATGCGCAGGTGGCCGAGGAGGTGCAAGCGGGTGCGGTCGTGCGGCGGTATACGCATGGGGCGCAGCGGGTCAGCCAGACGCAGTTGATCAGCGGAGCGTGGCCCTCGCATTACTTTGGGTACGACGCCGGGTTTAGTGTCCGGCAGTTGAGTGACGTGGCGGGGGCGGTGACGGACACGTATGCGTATGATGCGTTCGGCAACACGATTGCTTCCACGGGATCAACGCCGAATGTGTACTTGTATCGAGCGGAGCAGTATGACGCGGCACTGGGGCTGTACTACTTGCGGGCGCGGTGGTACAAACCACAAAGCGGAATGTTCCTGACCGCCGATAAATACGAAGACCAAAGCCCTGGGACGTGTGATTGCGTTTACCGTAGCGCGCCAGAATCACATTTTGCAGCGCCTCATCTGTTTTCGTATACGAGTCATGATCCTGTCAATAGAATGGATCCAACTGGGCAGAAATTTCTAGAGAGGGCTCTCGCGCTTAGCGTGCTGGAAGGCGCAGAGAGTGCCTCTACTGCTAGGCAGTTGTACGTTGCTGGGAAATATGTCGCAATTATTTTATGCCGACAAATTTCGATTCTAAATGCGATTGTGAAAAAGACAACCGGAGAAGGGTTCGTCAGTCCTGATGTCGCCCTTTTGTGCGGCGCCGTCAGCATCTGGGGGTGGTGGGGTTGA